AGTTATTTTgcctatgtatatgtatatgtatatgtatatgtatatgtataagtatatgtatatttatatatgaatgtacatgtatatatgtatgtatatgtgtgtgtgtgtgtgtgtgtgtgtgtgtatgtatgtatacatgtacacacacaaatatatatacatatatatagacacccACTCACCCACCTAGTTATTTTGCCTCCCACCCTGCTTCCCCATCGCTCATTTTCCTCCTAAAATTAGTGTTCTATGTCCTTATTTAGTCTCCCACATAGTTacattttattttatgttatataCTCTTGTATTGAGATCATGTATACCTTACAAACTACATCTCCTTCTTTAAGTGCCATTTTAGGTTAAAGCTCCATAACAATTTTGTTAAAATTGTTAAAATAAGAATATGACATTAAAGTTCAAATAGCCAAGTTGGGAAGAGATTGAGGTTTGGTAAAATTGATAGCAAATGTAAGCTTATAGATTGTGAAGGTAAGTGAAATTAACACTAGTGAGGGACACCCTTATTGGCCATTAAAAAATAATCCGTGctagaaaaacattttttttttttttaaaaatataaagtgTCGAGTTGTGAAAGAAGAATGTTAGTAAAGAATCTTGATTGTTATAAAAAAATCATCTAGTGGCCAATGATATTTTGATGTGGCCATTTCgaaacttaaaaaatattaaactttacaattttaaaaatatttgtttataattataaaaatattaaatgtaAACAATTTTccagtgtgtttaacatattttaaTAAAATGTATTAATTTACACTAGTATAGTTATACAAATAagtaattaaatagataaaaaacATAGATAATTTCTTTCAACTTAGTTTAcactctatttatttatttttttcatctaATTGAAATCATTCTCAATATTTTATAAAGACTAAATTGGCAAGGTGATCCAAATTATGGATTtagatgacaacacctaagtgagaacctatGGTATTGTGGACTTTTTTACATGAACAAGGTAATTAAAAAATTggagcaagccaaaaagtaatccattcaattcaaaaatccaacatatagcaattcatgagattccaagggtcatgagattccaagggtcactaaaatcCCTTGAGAATTGAAACTCAatagtcatatttgtttattacataataaaatctaaaactacaaaattctcaaaaaaccatatgaaattttatcctaaattTAGCTACACATAACTTTCTACTCAGGACTCGAAATTGCTACCCGTTTAACTCATTGGAATGGTCTCCAAGAGTTGAAGGTGAAGTCCTAAGATAATTGTAAAGGACGGGCCAAAGTTTCAAGGGATGAAAATGCCCTAAAGGCCTTCAAAATATCcaattactaacatgtagaaaaaaactagaaaaaatatgaaaatatttttttgatatttcaaatttgcttctgatcattacttcccccttcAAAAGAAGTGGGCACCATTGCATCAACGCTCTGAATGAAATGAGGAAAATGGAGTTGAAGCTTCTTCtaggtaaaccactttccttgttgagcaatctaCCCTGCTCGCACTACTTTGTACAAATagatttgttgttgtttgagtgttttcagcATGGTGAccacaatctgatcacattggaacCGCAAAGCAGCATTTGGATTCAATTATATAGTGGAAATTATTTCTGCCACATCTGCAACATGTAATAGTgggggaaaatatggcttcaagagttccacattgtaGACTGGATGAAGACCCAAAAATGGGGGTGAATTGAGCTCAAAAGAATTATCACCAATTTGCTTGATGATAGTGTATGGCCAATAATGGAGAGgatgaagcttcctattggcaccctgcaatcgttccttttggatatgcaaccacaccttgtccccgacttgaaaattatgaggagtacaatgctcatcatgtctctccttatatttcttattggtatgctccaaggtttcatgaacttgttgttgtagatgatgaattctatcaatgaactgtgctgccttatcttcctccttaccaacacatGGAACTagatcaggttgaataagtggtaaGGAAACATCCATGGGTACAAGTGGTTAATATCatctttttgcattctgcattgagCAGACAGATTGGGCCAAGGTGAAaaagcattccatcctgcaaatagaagTTATTCACTTGATTTCCCTTCACCgattgattataaacatctgcaaaCTCAACATCATTCTCATATAAGAAATCccaggcttcagtttgatgaccacatgagtccaaTACCATACTTATAGTTGCAATTAGAGGCCTTCTCAAGAAGTCTTctactttgttagtgcttcccttcttgtggtGAATATTGAGATAAATTTTTTGAAGATAGGCTGAACATCATTGATGTCGATCATTCTACAACTTCTCTTGTGTTTGCAAATATTGAAGAGGTTTGTGGTCTTTGTGGATaacagtctccttacccaaaatataatgtttACATTTCTTATAGGCTTGAACGATAGCATATAGTTACTTTTCATAAGTGGCATACCGATGCACTATATCAAAAAAAGTCTCAATATTATATGCAATTGGgtgaccatgttgcatgaggactACTCCTAGGGAATATTTTGATGCAccagtttgtatttcaaatgacggTTGCAGCTCAGGAAGAGATAAAAATGGTGCaaaacataaccttcattttaactCCTCGAATTCTTCTTGTTGAGAACCTGTCCATTTGAAATTTTCTTGTGTTACCCCCCACAATTACTCATTTAAAAGGCAAGAAAAATGGGAAAAACCCAACATATATTTCTAGGAGATGGccagtccttaatcacttgtatcaTCTCAGGATCAAAGTGGACACCCTCACTATCAATAACATACCCTAAGTATCTAATACTCTACATACCAAAGGAGGAATTTTgtttgtttgcataaagcccatgatcttgtaaagttGAGAGTATTTTTTCCATATattgcaaatgttcctcccaagttttgttggagatgagtatgtcatccagataTACCACCAAAAAGGAATCAGTGAACAATCTGAGTACattattcatcattctcatgaatgtcactagggcatttgttagaccgaaaggcatcgctagacattcaaacaatccctctttagatttgaaagtttTCTTCCACATATCAGTtgagtcaattggtacttgatggtatcccaatttcaaattaatttttgtAAAGAATCaggcccctctaagctggtccaaaAGGTCATCTATCTAGGTAAGTGGATACGTATTTTTGATTGAAATtttgttcaaggccctatagtcaataaaAAGTCTCCAAGTTCCATCTTTTTTGTTTTCTAGAACAATGGGACTGAcatagggtgatgcacttggatgaaTATGTCTCTTAAAAAATCAATTCTTGTATAtgcctcttaatttcattattttttaatactGATCTATGGTAGACTAGTTCATTAGACAATGAAGTTCCTGATATCAAATAAATAGTGTGTCTTACTTGGAAGTGTGTAGATACCCCAGATGGTAACTTAAACAAattttcatattttatcaaaatctgatcCATTGACCTTTTCTGTAGTGTTGCAGTGTTTGTGATGGAATGGGAATTATATACTCATTTCCTTTCTTCTTAAGAATGACtcatcaataatatgaatgttcccattttggcaaccaacctcctactttgcttagcactaatcaaagatgTGGAGTATGTAGGGCTTACCTCTAGTATTCGGTATTTCTACTCACCTAATTTGATTGTCATGTTGTGAGGTCTAGACTCATTAACACCATGGCGTTGGTATGTATATGGTTGTCCTAgcagaacatcacaaacatctagagGAGCTACATCatagattacctcatctttgaaaggctttatagagtaTGAAAAGAAACACTATTGGTGCACTtgaatatctctcccttgacttacccatcccattgaatagggttgtgGATGTGTTGTTGTTTTTATATTCAATCTCTTTAGAGTCTCCACTCATATTTGGTTGTTTTGACTTCCACTATCACCAATAAAGTGCAAGGCTTTTACTCCAATCCACATTTGTGAGTGGAACAATCTTTCCTCATCCTCCTAGGGaaatatctttgtagtagctactgttgcatatggatcagcctcaatgacctgttcatgacTTTCTTCTATGCAAGATTCTGCCACCTTAGGTTCTGCCTTGTCCTCATGCGTCTCCATCATTAAAATTTTTATGGTTCTGCAACCTTTTGTGTTATGAGAGGGacttttatgaaattcacaccaCATACCATGCTCTTGTGCCTTCTTCATAACCCATTCCTTTTTTGATGTTGAATTGGGAGAATGTTCCTtggaggtttgtttccatgtagttttgccaccttcacccttccatttGTTGTTTAAGAAGTTATCCCTCCTTcttttctgtttgaatttctcctcaatttttgtagcaaatGTATATGcgctaggtaaagtctctatgttcaagaattccatttcggtttggataTACCTATGCAGCCCACTTTGATATTTCAAAACTCGGTGCTtttcacaatctttgatgccaaccTTTGATGCTAAAGCATGAAACATATAAGTATATTCCTGAGGAGTTTGGTCCTTTTTCTATTGAAACAATTTCCACTAcatatatttttgttcatatgtatctacaggaaaatattcttcctttatgtgctccatgaattctccccatgtgggtttttgataaaaaataatagTACTACCAGTTTGTTCTATGTTGGATACTAACTTTTCTTCCcacgaatctttcacatgattttcagctttgagaagACCGAAAGTTATTTTTCTCTTCATTTGAGAACTGGTTGATAGAGAAatacctttccttgaaatgtgggtatgtcaaaattcacttgcaccttgaatggtgtataccaTATGAATGGTGGGTTTGCTTATGACCTACGATTTTCTAGAatttgcttgaactgctccatcatttcttcacattgttttgttaatgcatctgcaacaAATGCATTAATGTCATTGTCAGTCTACAACTTAGGCATATGTGATCGTGtgtgtctcaaaggaaggtagtatgAAGGATTTCTTGTTTCCAACCCAAATATTTGATATGTTGTTTGCTTGTGATATAACATACAAGAGAGAACTTTCTCTAATACCATTGATTCGaattatggatttggatgacaacacctgagtgagaccctatggtattgtggatttgtttacacgaacaaggtaaacacagaattgaagcaagccaaaaagtaatccattcaattcgaaaatccaacCTATAATAGTTCATGatattccaagggtcaccaaaaccccttgagtATCAAAAATCAacagtcatatttgtttattatataataaaatctaaaactacaaaattttcaaaaaaactatataaaatttcgtcctaactttaactagacataactttctacttAGGACTCAAAATTGTGAGTCgtttaacttgttggaaaggtaTCCAAGTGTTGAAAGAACGTGCCTATGGCAAAATTTTTAAGGGACATGCAAAAGTTTGaagggctgaaaatgccccgaaggccttcaaaatacccaattactaacatgtagaaaaaaactagaaaaaatatgattttttgtttttgatatttcAAATTTGCTTCTGATCACAAAGCCCCCTACTTACAATTAGAGTTTTATATCTACATCATTCGAGATGATGTCATATTAGCTTTTTGAATATCCTATGTTTTCAACTTTTTTTCCTGTATTGAGATGTGTAATGTAGGGGGCAATTTGAATTCCTGGGCTTGGCTATGGAGCAAGCAAATTTGGTAGAAAATGCTTGCAGTTAATACTCATCTTCATCCACACTCCCTTCAACGAAACTAAGTGCATAACTAAAATCTCCCAGATTATGTCTAATtgcttaggttagggttagggttagcttttGAAATTTAGTttagaaaaatattaataataattttaattaaactATCTTTGGTATATTATTACTTGTCATTTAGAAAGAATGTTATatctataaatattataaaataaaaaataatatattcaaaatatattagaaaaatttaagaatattcaaaaatttaaatgattgaaaaATTATTTTGCAATTAAAATGActagaaaaattattaaaatattttattacaatattaaaaGTACCATTTTTTCTAAATAATTTTTCattctattatattatttttaatcattttataataaaatatatttaaatgttatatttaatcatattataaaattaaaaatatttaaattttaaaattttttgaaaaattattttacaatagaaattgaataatatgtactaaaattaaataatatgtaccATATTTTGAttgtagttagggttagggttaggtttatctTAAAGTTATCATTAGAGTATAGTAAAAATAAGGTGTCCATTCTAAAATACAACTTAGTTAGAGTTAGCATTAGGGtccaattagggttagaattaatgTTACATCAAAAATTAGTTTAGAAAAGCATTACTAATAGTTTTAATTCTATTGTAACAAAATTTGTCTATGgtatattattgttttatttcagAAAATACGTTGtatttaaaaatattacaaaattaaaaagaattaaaaataaaagatttaaaaattattttgtaataaaaaatgattagaaaatgtataaaatcattttattacaatatgcaaataacCATCATTTACGAATTGAATTACTACCTTCAATATAATgtaaataaatagtaaataaaatatacCAAGATTAAATGATATGCACCATCTTATGATtatagttaggttagggttagggttaacattagcTTAATGTTAGGGTTAAGGGTTGGTTAAAATTAAAGTTTCAATTCTAAAATAAAGTTTTATTTAGTGTTAATAATAGGGAtcggttagggttagagttagtgttacGATAAAGCTTGGAATTAGTATTCCAGttgaattaggattagggttagcattagagtTGAGTTAGGATTGGACATGGTGTTCCTAAGATTTAAATTAAGGTTAGAggtagtgttagggttaggattaaattagTATGAAGgataaggttagtattatggttagagttaatgCGTGTTATAGTAGGGTTAGGATGTATTTAAGCTCGTGGTTTTATCTATAATCCTAAATATCATCACAATCCTCACCTAAACTTTAACACTAAGAATAGGAGAATTAGTGACAACTAGGAAGAAAGTATTATGGTTTTATGTATTTAAGCTCGTGGTTTTATCTATATTCCGCGATGGCCTTGCTTTGCATCTTCCATGCCATCATTTTAAGAGATATCATAGCGTTGGATTTCATTTTCTGGGACCATACAAAATATTCTTTTATTGTTATTAACTAAACAAATATTATCGTGATTATTAAATATGCCCAAATAAAGAGTCGTGTCCCCTAGACAAAGTAAACCATACATATATTTAGGGCAAGATAGGTGAATAGAGGAGATATATTTGTGCGTGTACATCCAACGGATTCTCCATTATACGCCCTCCAACACATATACTTTTTACAAAAACAGTAATGGATACTAAGTGTATGGACGTTATCAAGAATGAAGATGAAGGGTTAGAAAGATCTGAATTACTGCTGAATACAATGGAGGAGAAGGGAAGCGATACCGTAGGCAATGAGAACAGCGATGAAGAATCAGTTTGGTCTGAATTCCCTGACCATATAGTGGAGGAGATATTTTCGAACCTACTGTTCGAATTCACTCTTCCATTTCGTATTGTTTGTAAACAATGGAATAAGCTCTTATCCTCTAACAGATTTCTATGTTCACTGGCAGAGAGCGATCCATGGATTCTTCTATGCAGCTCAACGCATTGCATGGCATACTGTTTTCTCACGCAGTCTTGGAAAACTCTTTCCCTTAGTTTCCTGCCAAGCCGAACAACGAAAAGTCTATCATTAGGCAATTCAAGATTCTGTAGTTCAGGTGCAGGCCTACTGGTAATCGAATTCGGATGTCCTCGGAAATATATGATCTGTAATCCAATTACAAGGACCTACAGATATATTCCCCCCGTCATATCACAGAGTGCAACTTTATCGGAAATAATGGACAACGGGGAGTCCTACAAAATTGTGGGCGTGACACATGAAAGAAACCCCGGTTCCCTGCAAATTTACCATTTTTCTAAAGGGTCATTCCAGATTGAACTCGAGTTGCCACTCGAGCCAAGAGATTTTCCTGTTTCTCATATTTGTTGTGCCAAGGGTCTTCTCATGTGCGTCTTAAACCATGGGGAATTTGTGGTTTGGAACATGGAAGATAAGCAAGTGCAACGATTTTCCTTTCCGTACCCGAATCTATATATTCCAGGGGGTAGGATAAACACATGGACCGAACGACTGGTTGTATGTGTGTCGTCGATACTGTTTGTAAGAACATATTATTCCGACTCCGTTCTTACCTCTTTCGTGATTGTATGGGAATTGTTCCAGGAGGAAGAGAGCTCTATATGGAGTTGGAAAGAGATGTCAAGAATGCCTCCTGATTTGTGTCGTAAATTTTTTAATGCGCGTTCAATTAAAATGGGAAAGTTTTCAGAGTATGAGACTTTCATTGTTGGAAATTTTCTCTGTTTCAGAAGTGGGTATAGAAATACCAAGCTATTTGTCTACAGCTTACATGACAAGTGTTGGAGTCGGATCAGGGTTCCTGATTCTGTCAGATTTAGAAGGTATAACACAAATTTTGAGTTTCAACCTAAGCCAGGCATGAAGATATAGGTCTCCCTTAATATGTTTTCTAGTAACTTGATCTGATCTGTTTACATGACacgatgaatatttatttaaaaattgtgaatagaaatcatttgaaactttaatttttttcttttccttattattctataaattgataatttttattatttttttttatatcagattttttatatatgttttattttgttaGAATTCGAATCTGTAAAATAGATTATATGAAAATTTGATTAATACAATTGTAATATCAATACAAGCAATCACAATGTTTTCAATCAATATATACTTATCTAGAAGTCATTTGATATATTAAATTATGACAGATTTTATATGCCTACATCAAAGAAAAGATAAAACCTTAATATGATTATTGTTTCTCATAATCATTGATTAGGTTGGACATTATTCTTATTTAAATCTCTAATTTATTGCATAATATTGAGTAAAAAATTATGTGATGAGCATTTGggtgtttaaattttaattttatttaaagattTTAAAAGGAATTAGTTGTTAATGGATTCAAATCAACTTAGAAATTGAAAAGGTCACAATTATCTTGCATGAACAGCTAGTTAGATATCATGGCCATGGTTTTTCTAACTTATACACTTGATGAAAATACAAGGAATAAAAGTATAATTATCAAGGAATTGTGAAGAAGATTAAATCACTAGATTTATTTGATAGAAAAATGCAAACACAATGATTCTTTGATGAAGATCATATCTTAGGGTTAAATTGACATTCAAatgattttcatttatttagggTAAGATTGTAAAGCTTGTATAGtttctttattatttaatagtGGCTTTTTAGTGGCTAATTTTTACTAATTGACTAATGATTGAAATATGGgaatagtccaaggggttgagcttaactggttaaaacactaggttctcactgtggagacccaagtttctaagttgtgactcttggccaattcaaaatattgcggctaATAATTTAAGATTTAAGGTAACCTAAATTGacacatttaaaaaaattatttaaatattatttaaattatcaaatatatatatacctattTGATAAGTTATATTTATGGGGTGTGAAATTTATTGtggattttttatataattttacaTATCTATTATGTTGAATGTGATGTTTTATGTtagttttataatgttaatttaaacaagtgccacatagtggctagtatttgccttgtttttagtatagttttaataataattatgatttaatttattgactggaaaaaaatttaaaaattaaattaaattaataaggaAAAAGAATAAGTAACTCTTGAAATGAAATGTTTTCGGAAagctatattttttaaaaaaatttaaaaaataagtaatatatttttatatttaattttgtctaaaatagtagtataataataattattttatttgctAAAGAGTTAGTttaagtaaataattttttttaggaaaataaaataagataatttttaagtgagtaaaataactataaataatagtaatttttgagtaaacaatttaaataaattaaaattatttttcatgGAAGTAAAGTAAAATATATCTATTAACAAATATTATGCTACTTCCCAGAAATATTATGCAAGTACTAATAACTAGATTTATGTCATCATTATCATTTCTTTCCTATACATTTACATGAAATCTAAATAATATTATCATGTtaatttaaatatgtttaaaataaaaCAAATCTAGCAAAGGCTTGAGTTTATTTTGATTATTGTAATTAAAATTATATTGTCAAAGATGTGAAAGCTAAGTGAAACATAATCTTTTCCTGAGAAAAATCAACAATAATTAACATATGTTTTATATGAAAATTTAATAGATGATGTTAAGGCTGTGAAAATATGTCAACTCAGTAATGTtggagccttgcactcagcaaAACTTGATCCCTGGGGGCTCATTTGGAGTCATTCAACTTCACCATAGACCAAAGACCCATTGATTTTATTGAATATGAATGTTAATGGAAATTAATTTTTTGAACAGAAATAAGTTAAGGGGGAAGGAATAGGCCCATTCCACCTAAGCAGTCAAAATTTAGTGTGTGCTATTTAAGGCTGGCCTGGAGAAAGGAGTTGCaagggaggaggaggtggaggaggagcacGAATAAACAACGTATACCTGTAACATCTAGGAGAAAACTAATTGCATTTGTTAAGCATATTCTGCAGTCCCAACAGATGTTAAATCGCTCCAAAACTGAACCATACTAGATATCGTATAGGATGTAGAGGTAGTTGTTGATCCAGAAGAATAACGAAGAGGGGATCGAAGGGCTTAATTAGACAGATTTGTACTAATCACATCAGGGTTAACTGTGATTTTCACTGAACTGTCATTTGTCTTGGTATCAAGTTATCCAAAGAAGGAAAAAATTTCGCAGCGTATGAGGCACTTGTCCAGCCAAGCTTTACCACCGATCATGACATTTCCAAAATCCTGGGGAATGCTTGTAATTGCGTCTTGTGAACAGGAAAAGCATTCCGGCACGCTAGTTGAGTCTCCCGAACATTGAAGGAGTCCATAAACTCTCTATGGATTTCTGCATTACATCAAACTACATGATGTTTACATTTTGATGTTTACATTAGATTTTAGATATTAAATGTACCAATCTTTTAATTTCTTCAAGGAAATATGATAGCATGTTTATTTTTATATAGAAGATCATAACTATTTGAGTAAGCATGTATTTGAACTATAAGTCTTTTTTGAATAAGAAGTCATATAGAAGATTCAGTCCATGACGAAGATTTAATATATTGATAGTCAAAATTTTCACCTATCAAATTTACatttgtttgaaaaacaaaatttgACATGtaaatcaaaaattgatttttttaaatttttatttttcaatttattcATTAAAATCTAGAAATGTTGATCCATAGTGGATTTTTCAAGTAATTAATGGTTCTAGGAGTTGAAAACCAGAAATTATAACCAAATTGAACTTCCATCCGTATGAATAAATATCTATATATCAAaagatattatttaaaaatattgttATATTTAAGTAATATGGACACAAATTGGAGATGATTTTAGTTTTAAACAAACAATAATGTTGTTCTTTATTAAATCTAGTTATACTAAGGAGCTCTAAAAGAAtgttaacaaaaaaataaataaacatgatTTATATTCATCAACACCTCTAAATGGTTTTCGACGTCTAAGTGTGATACATAAATTAAATTACTTCCTTTTGTATAACAAAATACTAATTATATCTGATATGTTGCCAACTTTTTGgatcaaacaccatgatccatcatcTAGAGAAAAAAGCAAGTGAGAGAGCAACGGAGTAGAATATGAAAAAAGATGGTAGATCTTAGTTCTTGTTGTTTTTGTCATAGGGTTTGCTTGATATTTGTTTGTGTTCCATTTTTCTGGGTTTTGTCTCCTTTTAGAtgtcatattattttatttctttgtttcttttttgGCTCCCCTTAGTTTTTGTGTCTCTTTCCTTATGCCTACTCTTTCATATTTTTAATCTACTAGATCTGCTatcttttgtcatattttgatctCTTGCTCTCTCACTTATTTTtttgctctaatgatggatcatggtaTTTTGATCTGAAACATTGCCAACATAAAAATCTACTACATGGTCAATCCAGAAGAATAACAAACAT
The nucleotide sequence above comes from Cryptomeria japonica chromosome 11, Sugi_1.0, whole genome shotgun sequence. Encoded proteins:
- the LOC131050281 gene encoding F-box/kelch-repeat protein At5g15710-like, whose amino-acid sequence is MDTKCMDVIKNEDEGLERSELLLNTMEEKGSDTVGNENSDEESVWSEFPDHIVEEIFSNLLFEFTLPFRIVCKQWNKLLSSNRFLCSLAESDPWILLCSSTHCMAYCFLTQSWKTLSLSFLPSRTTKSLSLGNSRFCSSGAGLLVIEFGCPRKYMICNPITRTYRYIPPVISQSATLSEIMDNGESYKIVGVTHERNPGSLQIYHFSKGSFQIELELPLEPRDFPVSHICCAKGLLMCVLNHGEFVVWNMEDKQVQRFSFPYPNLYIPGGRINTWTERLVVCVSSILFVRTYYSDSVLTSFVIVWELFQEEESSIWSWKEMSRMPPDLCRKFFNARSIKMGKFSEYETFIVGNFLCFRSGYRNTKLFVYSLHDKCWSRIRVPDSVRFRRYNTNFEFQPKPGMKI